One Hemibagrus wyckioides isolate EC202008001 linkage group LG09, SWU_Hwy_1.0, whole genome shotgun sequence DNA segment encodes these proteins:
- the LOC131359213 gene encoding potassium channel subfamily K member 16-like isoform X1, giving the protein MAQLQVTGARFSWTTLLALSQFTYLLLGATVFQLLEKEAESQNRNNFQLEKLYFLANYTCLDGAALEKFVKVILDARESGVNPSGNSTNPSNWDFGSSFFFAGTVVTTIGYGNLSPTTYPGQVFCVFYALCGIPLNLAFLNQLSKCLTAHLGRLEHRMMSMVPHKQCVEVLAVALFLLMGSLLFLIFPPVIFSFVEGWSYGEGFYYTFITLSTIGFGDYVVGNGQDKQNVSVYRCLAAVWIIFALAWLALLLNIGARIMEHFLGLKQPPVTAKDEQSSSVRKQEEGLSTPENQPQEKQKEKGFFKIRMV; this is encoded by the exons ATGGCTCAGCTCCAGGTCACAGGTGCGAGGTTCAGCTGGACCACTCTGCTGGCCCTGTCTCAGTTTACTTACTTGCTGTTGGGTGCCACCGTTTTCCAATTGCTCGAGAAAGAGGCTGAGAGCCAAAATCGCAACAACTTTCAGTTGGAGAAACTTTACTTTCTGGCTAATTACACCTGCCTGGATGGAGCAGCCTTGGAGAAGTTTGTAAAG GTGATTTTAGATGCAAGGGAAAGTGGAGTGAACCCTTCAGGAAACAGTACTAATCCAAGTAACTGGGATTTTGGCAGTTCTTTCTTCTTTGCAGGAACAGTTGTCACCACTATAG GCTATGGAAATCTCTCACCCACCACATACCCAGGGCaggttttctgtgtgttttatgcCTTGTGTGGGATCCCCCTTAACCTGGCCTTCCTCAACCAGCTCAGCAAGTGTCTCACCGCTCATCTGGGACGGCTGGAGCACAGGATGATGTCAATGGTGCCTCACAAG CAGTGTGTGGAGGTGCTGGCAGTGGCTTTATTCCTGCTCATGGGCAGTCTGCTCTTCCTGATCTTCCCGCCGGTGATCTTCAGCTTCGTGGAGGGCTGGTCATATGGAGAGGGCTTCTACTACACCTTTATAACACTCAGCACTATCGGCTTTGGAGACTACGTGGTCG GAAATGGCCAGGACAAGCAAAACGTCTCTGTGTACCGTTGCCTAGCGGCAGTGTGGATCATCTTTGCCCTGGCATGGCTCGCCCTTCTTCTCAACATAGGCGCCAGGATCATGGAGCATTTTCTCGGTCTCAAACAGCCCCCCGTCACTGCAAAAGACGAGCAAAGTTCTTCAGTAAGGAAGCAAGAGGAGGGTCTGAGTACACCAGAGAACCAACCCCAAGAGAAGCAGAAGGAAAAAGGCTTCTTTAAAATCAGAATGGTTTGA
- the LOC131359213 gene encoding potassium channel subfamily K member 16-like isoform X2, which produces MAQLQVTGARFSWTTLLALSQFTYLLLGATVFQLLEKEAESQNRNNFQLEKLYFLANYTCLDGAALEKFVKVILDARESGVNPSGNSTNPSNWDFGSSFFFAGTVVTTIGYGNLSPTTYPGQVFCVFYALCGIPLNLAFLNQLSKCLTAHLGRLEHRMMSMVPHKCVEVLAVALFLLMGSLLFLIFPPVIFSFVEGWSYGEGFYYTFITLSTIGFGDYVVGNGQDKQNVSVYRCLAAVWIIFALAWLALLLNIGARIMEHFLGLKQPPVTAKDEQSSSVRKQEEGLSTPENQPQEKQKEKGFFKIRMV; this is translated from the exons ATGGCTCAGCTCCAGGTCACAGGTGCGAGGTTCAGCTGGACCACTCTGCTGGCCCTGTCTCAGTTTACTTACTTGCTGTTGGGTGCCACCGTTTTCCAATTGCTCGAGAAAGAGGCTGAGAGCCAAAATCGCAACAACTTTCAGTTGGAGAAACTTTACTTTCTGGCTAATTACACCTGCCTGGATGGAGCAGCCTTGGAGAAGTTTGTAAAG GTGATTTTAGATGCAAGGGAAAGTGGAGTGAACCCTTCAGGAAACAGTACTAATCCAAGTAACTGGGATTTTGGCAGTTCTTTCTTCTTTGCAGGAACAGTTGTCACCACTATAG GCTATGGAAATCTCTCACCCACCACATACCCAGGGCaggttttctgtgtgttttatgcCTTGTGTGGGATCCCCCTTAACCTGGCCTTCCTCAACCAGCTCAGCAAGTGTCTCACCGCTCATCTGGGACGGCTGGAGCACAGGATGATGTCAATGGTGCCTCACAAG TGTGTGGAGGTGCTGGCAGTGGCTTTATTCCTGCTCATGGGCAGTCTGCTCTTCCTGATCTTCCCGCCGGTGATCTTCAGCTTCGTGGAGGGCTGGTCATATGGAGAGGGCTTCTACTACACCTTTATAACACTCAGCACTATCGGCTTTGGAGACTACGTGGTCG GAAATGGCCAGGACAAGCAAAACGTCTCTGTGTACCGTTGCCTAGCGGCAGTGTGGATCATCTTTGCCCTGGCATGGCTCGCCCTTCTTCTCAACATAGGCGCCAGGATCATGGAGCATTTTCTCGGTCTCAAACAGCCCCCCGTCACTGCAAAAGACGAGCAAAGTTCTTCAGTAAGGAAGCAAGAGGAGGGTCTGAGTACACCAGAGAACCAACCCCAAGAGAAGCAGAAGGAAAAAGGCTTCTTTAAAATCAGAATGGTTTGA